TTACACACCTCTTTCACTATCTTCAATGTCTTTTAACTTGTTCAATTATGTTCGTGTGGGTGGGCAGGTCATAATCATCATCATGTCGGAATGATGGGTAGGACAATGAAGCGTCAGAGGAGGCCGGACACGGTGCAGGTGGCAGGGTCTAGGCTGCCGGACTGCTCACACGCGTGTGGCTCATGCTCTCCATGCCGTCTTGTGATGGTTAGCTTCGTGTGTGCATCGCTAGAGGAGGCTGAGACTTGTCCCATGGCTTATAAGTGCATGTGCAAGAACAAATCCTACCCAGTCCCATGATGAATTAGCCTCTCTCACACTTAACTCTATGCATTCAGACGTtttgtttctttccttttgCTTCTTCGGATAAATTACCCTGTGTATGTATAAAATgcatcttttcctttttttaattcttttgtctttttgataTCTTAAACACAGTTTTACGAAACAAGAATAAGATTAGTTGAGCCACTCAAAAGCGTGGTCGACTAAATTGAAACAGAAAGCCACACAACTCATTGGGCTCTTGTTTATGGCCCATGACACCGCATTTCAGACTGCAACAACCAAAGTTGTAGAAAGAATAATATTTAAAGGGCACGTACATACGTTGTTGGCTTCCACCAAACTTTGGAGGCTCTCTAATAATTAGCACACTCCATTCTATGCATTTGTTACACACCTTCTATTTTCAACCATTTCATCTCAccttttttaaatgtttccaCAGTTAGCTCAGTAAATTCACTATATACAGACATACACCTTCCCTCCACAAGATCAAACAACCACACTACCTTCCCCGAGTTTTCTcactacaatttaaaaaaaaaaacaaatggctTCGTCCCTGCTAACACTCGCAGCAGCAGCAGTCACTGTCATGATTCTTAGCCTACTGCTTGGACCTGCAGAGCAAGTTAGCGGACTGCGTCATATTCCCAAGTCCCATAAGACCACTGATGTCAAACACCCTGAGTTTCTTGTCACCATTGAGCCAAAACCAACTATTCTCATCCCCGGTGTTGGAAGGTTCTTGCTTCCTCCCAAATGTAAGAAACCATTCTACCCATACAATCCAGTCACTGGAGCTCCCCTTACTGGCGGGTCTATCGGTGGTCAAATCCCATCATTTGGTGGTGGACAAGGAGGCGGAGCTCGCACCCAGCTCCCTGGTGGCGATGATACCCTTGTCCCAAACCCCGGATTTGAAACTCCAACCCCTGCCACTGGAGCTGGCGCTGGAAACAACGGCCAAGTTCCTCCGGTGCCACTACCCTGATTTCTTTTTCAATATCTGTCAACAAATAAGCATTTCTTTAATGCAAAAGTGTCTATTTGAGTCTTACCTTCTGGTTTACTAGCCGTCACCTTAAGAGTCATATGTTTgtcatctctctctttctttttggaAGAGAGAATCTTGTGTCTTATGCCGTCAGAAGAAATCTAAAGCATTTGTTTACATGCCATTACATTCAACTATCAAAATGCTTTATGATACATGTACTCTACTCCTCCATTTCGCATACTAAGTAGACTAGATGAAGACAAGTACTCAATCAAAGCTGAATACACTAATCACCCATTCAAATTATTTCCTAGAATTTGAATGAACCAAACTAACAAAAAAGAACAATTACAACCTAATGATACGCTGATGCAAAACTACAAAAGGAGGTCGAATAAGGTAAGAGGATGGAGCAGAGTCGTATATATCAGAGAAAGATAGTATAGTAAGAGAAAAAGAGGAAACACACAAATGACAAATGATAGTATTACATTTTCTCATCATTATTCAGAGTAAACAAAGCAATAAAGTGAAAGAATTCACATAGTGTAATCTTGGAATTGAGTATCTACGGGGAGGAAGAAACTCGATCAGCCTCAATCATGGACTTTATGTAGTACTCTCCTGCTTTGTACGACGACCTAACCATCGGCCCTGATGCTACGTACCTGAATCCCTGTTTAACCAACAAACCCATTTAGCCCTCTCCTTGTTTCCCATCAaatttccaaaacaaaaaaaagaaaagaaaaaaggcaTTACCATTTCCATGCCAAGAAGACGGTATCTCTCAAAAGCCTCTGGTGTCACGTACTCAGCAACTGGCATGT
The window above is part of the Brassica napus cultivar Da-Ae chromosome C8, Da-Ae, whole genome shotgun sequence genome. Proteins encoded here:
- the LOC106415360 gene encoding protein EPIDERMAL PATTERNING FACTOR 1, whose amino-acid sequence is MKSFLLLVLFLSFFVGSIFASRNFPTHPYPSHNHHHVGMMGRTMKRQRRPDTVQVAGSRLPDCSHACGSCSPCRLVMVSFVCASLEEAETCPMAYKCMCKNKSYPVP
- the LOC125591249 gene encoding putative cell wall protein; this encodes MASSLLTLAAAAVTVMILSLLLGPAEQVSGLRHIPKSHKTTDVKHPEFLVTIEPKPTILIPGVGRFLLPPKCKKPFYPYNPVTGAPLTGGSIGGQIPSFGGGQGGGARTQLPGGDDTLVPNPGFETPTPATGAGAGNNGQVPPVPLP